The nucleotide window agtcccccctcccccattgTGTGGCCAGCCTTCCATTTTCTCCCCTCGCGTACCCCCCCCAAGAAGAGGATTCCCTCGTACAGGCGAGGTTTGCATGCGAAGTGTTGAGAGGAGCCCCCATCGCGTTTTTTAGCCAGGACTCAAATAGGAAGTGAAATTAGCTTCTCAttcctttcttcttccctttaaCACCTCTTGGGAACGCCTCCCCCATCGCTAGCGCGAACCCCACTGTCGCGTGGCACACATACGTTGCCGCCAACGGAGCGGAGGAAGAGGCGAGCTGTTCAGGTGTACGTACAGGAGAAGGGGCACACCTCCCGAGGAAGAGAAGAGCAGTAAATAccccctccccttctcccccaaGCAGAGAAGCCAAAATGAGAGGTGCAGCAATTCGCGTGCTGCTGTTAGCGGCGCTCCCCCTTCTACGGAAAAACCAAGTTGACTCCCTTCAGCTGTATGCCAATGAAATGGGCACCCCCGCGACGGACTCGCTGAACGGATCAGCCAAGTCGTCGGCGGCCAGCAACAGTGGAGCCCCCCCAACTGTGCCAAACATCATGCTGGATGGCAACACCCAATTCAGTGAGTCCCTAAAGGACTTCTTAAAGGGAACCAATTCTGGGGAGGGAGCCAAGGGGGATGGTAGCAACCTCTTCCAAGGGGACCCCCTCCTGGGAGATGCCATCATAGGGGAGAACTTCGTCGAGGAGAACAAAGAATTTATAAAGAAGCAAATACTGTCGGACCTTTATAGCAAATTTATTATAGAGGTGGTGAACAACAACACGGTGTCGTTTTTGGACCAGCTGAGTGGGGACAAGTCGAGCAGCAGCGAGTTTCAAATTGAGTTGGAGGAGAGCTGCTCGCCCTTCTTCTGCGAGAAGGTGATGAGGGCCAAGGAGGTGCAGAAGCCGGGCGTGGCCGAAGCCAGCCAAGCTAGCGAAGCTAGCCAAGCCAACTCGGCCAGTACTTCTAACGCGGCCAACCCTGCCAGCACTTCCAACAGCGTGAGCGATGAGAGGGAAATCAAGCTGCACAGTGGAGGTGCAGACGGACGTGCGAACGACGCGGCCGAGGGGACGGACCACCTGGTGGTGAACCTGGACGCCGTGAAGCGCGCCGCGGAAGGGGACACCCAGAAGGGAACCGACCAGGCAGACGTGGAAGGGCTGTTCACTCGAACGGTAGACGGAAAcgaagaaaagcaaaagatcATTCTCACCGACGGGGATAACGTATACGTGTTGGAGGAGATAACACAGGGAGGAAACTCTCCATTTGGCCAAGAGGACCCAAATAAGCAACACGTCGAGCaggaaattaaaatgcaTGTGCCTAGCGAAGTGAATGAGAGAGAGGGTGAGAGAAATAAGGACCTTCTAGAGGACCTTCTAAACTCGTCAGACTCCATTTTGGATGACATCTCAGGCCCCGTAAGCAACATACAAACGGATTCTGCAAAAGGGATTAGAGAGCATGACCGCTCGAAGGATGCACCCACCTCCCCAGATTCCTCTGCTCCAAACGATGTAAACGATTTgaaggaaaacatttttaccttaaatgaggaggagctgTCCAAGAAAATCCTAGACGATATCAAAATGAACAGCGAGGATAAGGTCGAGTGCTACACCATGTCAGATGACGAGAGCAAATGCAACAGCTATAAGAAGTGCACCTACGTTAACATTGACGGTAAGGACACCTGCTTCCTGGACTACAACTACATGCTCTTCCTGAAGAACAGCAACTGCTCGCTGCAGCCCAAGTCGGCGCTTCTCTCCATTTCGAAGGACCTGCTCAGGTGAGCCGCGAAGCGGAACGAAGTGTAGCGTAGCGAAGCGTAGTTATGCTTACCGCGTTGCTGCGGACACGTCCACATCATTGCCGCTTTCCTGCCTACCACTCCACACATTACTGCCGCGttgccgcttcttcccccccccccccccccgcaggaacgAAATCATCAACCGGCAAATGTTCCAGCTGCTGCGCAACAGCAACAACAAGAACTTCATCTGCGACACGATCACCTACTCCTTCCTCACGAACGTCGTTGACAATACCAGCTACGAGGAGGAGATCTTCACCTGAGGGGGGCAGCGGCGGATGGACGTGGCAGCGGTGGGAGGGCCACTTGGGAAATGCCCCAATGCGCGAGCGCGCAACGTCCCTTCCTCGCGGTTGTGCAATGGCTGGTTGGTTACCAGCCGTTGAGTGGCCTTCCGCGCGTGGGGCCAACGGGTCAGCGGACGATCCAGCGAACAGCCCAGCGAACATGTCACAGCTGCTCTTCTGCCACACTGCCCACCCGCACATCTTCACATGCACAGCTGTttcatcttcctctttttttttccacacacCTGCAAAAGATACAcctctgtatttttttttttttttttttttccccaaatgaCCCTCTTTAGCCACTAACTTTGTATTATgtcacattttaaaaaaaaaaaaaaaaaaaaaaaaaaaaaaaaaaaaatg belongs to Plasmodium vivax chromosome 3, whole genome shotgun sequence and includes:
- a CDS encoding hypothetical protein, conserved (encoded by transcript PVX_000610A) codes for the protein MRGAAIRVLLLAALPLLRKNQVDSLQLYANEMGTPATDSLNGSAKSSAASNSGAPPTVPNIMLDGNTQFSESLKDFLKGTNSGEGAKGDGSNLFQGDPLLGDAIIGENFVEENKEFIKKQILSDLYSKFIIEVVNNNTVSFLDQLSGDKSSSSEFQIELEESCSPFFCEKVMRAKEVQKPGVAEASQASEASQANSASTSNAANPASTSNSVSDEREIKLHSGGADGRANDAAEGTDHLVVNLDAVKRAAEGDTQKGTDQADVEGLFTRTVDGNEEKQKIILTDGDNVYVLEEITQGGNSPFGQEDPNKQHVEQEIKMHVPSEVNEREGERNKDLLEDLLNSSDSILDDISGPVSNIQTDSAKGIREHDRSKDAPTSPDSSAPNDVNDLKENIFTLNEEELSKKILDDIKMNSEDKVECYTMSDDESKCNSYKKCTYVNIDGKDTCFLDYNYMLFLKNSNCSLQPKSALLSISKDLLRNEIINRQMFQLLRNSNNKNFICDTITYSFLTNVVDNTSYEEEIFT